A part of Deinococcus aerius genomic DNA contains:
- a CDS encoding MATE family efflux transporter produces MSAVSSPPSESIQTRSPGREIASIAVPVSLEMVLQLVLTFVNQVIVGTLGAVAVAAVGLAGSVSFLFFATLGALGSGTSILVARRAGAGDRAGVNGTLTVALVVSLLLAGLATAPVILGAGGLLRLAGGAPDVTATAIPYLRVAMLSLVPGMLGWILSGALRSLGHARTPMVATMLTVAVESLAAVGLVFGVGPLPELGVVGAAWALVIAQTLKAALLAYLVYGPRRLAAFALPAPGQRRAVTGPLLTLSAPIGLTEFLWSLGGFMYAAVFARVGTQALAASQIVGTLEGIFVVGSFGLMSAATVLIGRALGAGDGPGARAWLGRVGRVGGLTGLGFGLLFALSGLLLPLLFPAVGADVRAIALGGILINAATQVVKVRNMILGGGALPSVGDGKGVITGDVVGAFVVGLPLAIFLGLYTPLGVWGVFLARVLDELAKVAIFEWRRRRVNWVGLAEAQRGALAGD; encoded by the coding sequence ATGTCGGCCGTTTCCTCCCCCCCATCTGAATCGATTCAAACCCGCTCGCCCGGGCGCGAGATCGCCTCCATCGCCGTTCCGGTCAGCCTGGAGATGGTGCTGCAACTCGTCCTGACCTTCGTGAACCAGGTCATCGTGGGCACGCTGGGCGCCGTGGCCGTCGCGGCGGTGGGGCTGGCGGGCAGCGTGAGCTTCCTGTTCTTCGCCACCCTGGGGGCGCTGGGCTCGGGCACCTCCATCCTGGTGGCGCGGCGGGCCGGGGCGGGGGACCGGGCGGGGGTGAACGGCACGCTGACGGTCGCGCTGGTCGTTAGCCTGCTCCTCGCCGGGCTGGCGACGGCGCCGGTCATCCTGGGCGCGGGGGGCCTGCTGCGCCTCGCGGGCGGCGCGCCCGACGTGACCGCCACGGCGATTCCCTACCTGCGGGTCGCCATGCTGTCCCTGGTGCCCGGCATGCTCGGCTGGATTCTCAGCGGGGCGCTGCGCTCGCTGGGTCATGCCCGCACGCCGATGGTCGCCACCATGCTGACGGTGGCGGTCGAGAGCCTCGCCGCCGTGGGGCTGGTGTTCGGCGTCGGCCCGCTGCCGGAACTCGGCGTCGTGGGCGCCGCCTGGGCCCTGGTGATCGCGCAGACGCTCAAGGCCGCGCTCCTGGCCTATCTGGTCTATGGCCCACGCCGTCTGGCCGCCTTCGCCCTGCCCGCCCCGGGACAGCGCCGCGCGGTGACAGGCCCCCTCCTCACCCTGTCGGCGCCCATCGGCCTGACCGAGTTCCTGTGGAGCCTGGGGGGCTTCATGTACGCCGCCGTGTTCGCCCGGGTGGGCACCCAGGCCCTGGCCGCCAGCCAGATCGTCGGCACGCTGGAGGGCATCTTCGTGGTGGGCTCCTTCGGGCTGATGAGCGCGGCGACGGTCCTGATCGGGCGGGCACTGGGCGCGGGGGACGGCCCCGGCGCGCGGGCTTGGCTGGGGCGCGTGGGCCGGGTAGGAGGGCTGACCGGCCTGGGCTTCGGCCTGCTGTTCGCCCTCAGCGGGCTGCTGCTGCCGCTGCTGTTCCCGGCAGTGGGCGCGGACGTGCGGGCCATCGCACTGGGCGGCATCCTGATCAACGCGGCCACCCAGGTCGTCAAGGTCCGCAACATGATCCTGGGCGGCGGCGCCCTGCCGAGTGTGGGGGACGGCAAGGGCGTGATCACGGGCGACGTGGTGGGTGCCTTCGTGGTGGGGCTGCCGCTCGCCATCTTCCTCGGCCTGTACACCCCGCTCGGCGTGTGGGGCGTGTTCCTGGCCCGGGTGCTGGACGAACTCGCCAAGGTCGCCATCTTCGAGTGGCGC
- a CDS encoding aspartate aminotransferase family protein — translation MTVQSEPQQTNASKWLDAELRYDSGVYNKHQVVMVRGQGATVWDETGRAYIDCVAGYGVANIGHCHPDVVRAIREQAEKLLVMPQTLPNDKRAEFLSELVSVLPHGLDRVFLCNSGTEAMEAAKKFAITGTGRQRFVSMKRGFSGRSLGALAFTWEPKYREPFGDAVDNRNVDFISYGNIEELRAAVTDQTAAVIVEPVQGEGGVRPASPEFIQEARRITRERGALLILDEIQTGFCRTGKMFASEHFGVVPDGMTLAKAMAGGVPIGAFAMTGEVADRMPAGGHGTTFGGNPLAMAAGVAAIRAMRNEGMAEQAREKGAYFMERLRAIRSPKIREVRGLGLMIGVELKEKSAPYIAALEHEEGVLTLQATPLVVRFLPPVTISREQIDGVVAAFERVLERVNPRQVPAQEVREEKQTE, via the coding sequence GTGACCGTACAGAGTGAACCCCAGCAGACGAATGCCAGCAAGTGGCTCGATGCCGAGCTGCGTTACGACTCCGGCGTGTACAACAAGCATCAGGTCGTCATGGTGCGCGGCCAGGGCGCGACCGTCTGGGACGAGACGGGCCGGGCGTACATCGACTGCGTGGCCGGGTACGGGGTGGCGAACATCGGCCACTGCCACCCGGACGTGGTGCGGGCGATCAGGGAGCAGGCCGAGAAACTCCTCGTGATGCCCCAGACGCTGCCCAACGACAAGCGGGCCGAGTTTCTGAGTGAACTCGTGAGCGTGCTCCCGCACGGCCTCGACCGCGTCTTCCTGTGCAACTCCGGCACCGAGGCGATGGAGGCGGCCAAGAAGTTCGCCATCACCGGGACGGGCCGCCAGCGTTTTGTGAGCATGAAGCGCGGCTTCTCGGGCCGCAGCCTCGGGGCGCTGGCCTTCACCTGGGAGCCCAAGTACCGCGAGCCCTTCGGCGACGCGGTGGACAACCGCAACGTGGACTTCATCTCCTACGGGAACATCGAGGAGCTGCGCGCCGCCGTCACCGACCAGACCGCCGCCGTCATCGTCGAACCCGTGCAGGGCGAGGGCGGGGTGCGGCCCGCGAGCCCCGAATTCATCCAGGAGGCCCGCCGGATCACCCGGGAGCGGGGCGCCCTCCTGATCCTCGACGAGATCCAGACCGGGTTCTGCCGCACGGGCAAGATGTTCGCCTCGGAGCATTTCGGGGTCGTTCCCGACGGCATGACGCTGGCGAAGGCGATGGCGGGCGGGGTGCCCATAGGGGCCTTCGCCATGACGGGCGAGGTCGCCGACCGGATGCCCGCGGGCGGCCACGGCACGACCTTCGGGGGCAACCCGCTGGCGATGGCCGCCGGGGTCGCCGCGATCCGCGCCATGCGGAACGAGGGCATGGCCGAGCAGGCGCGCGAGAAGGGCGCGTACTTCATGGAGCGGCTCCGGGCCATCCGCTCCCCCAAGATCCGCGAGGTGCGCGGCCTGGGCCTGATGATCGGCGTGGAACTCAAGGAGAAGAGCGCCCCCTACATCGCCGCCCTGGAACACGAGGAGGGCGTGCTGACCCTCCAGGCCACGCCCCTGGTCGTGCGCTTCCTGCCGCCCGTGACGATCAGCCGCGAGCAGATTGATGGGGTCGTTGCGGCCTTCGAGCGGGTGCTGGAGAGGGTGAATCCCCGCCAGGTCCCCGCCCAGGAGGTGCGCGAGGAGAAGCAGACCGAGTAG
- a CDS encoding pyridoxamine 5'-phosphate oxidase family protein: MTRATSTDFYDPRHRDPSLGRRPQNRRDDDWIRALLLRVPLGRVATVWEDKDGAFPFVTPLAFAYRPERHDLVYHTNIAGRLRANTERGQPARATFEASEIGALLPSNDPLELSVQYRSVIVFGTARLLTDPDEAREALTVLSERVFPDLRIGEQTRPISDSDLARTSVYSLAIERWSGKENWESAAAQTGEWPALTPDQARLRPTRP, translated from the coding sequence ATGACCCGGGCCACGTCGACCGACTTCTACGACCCCCGCCACCGCGACCCTTCTTTAGGGCGCCGACCCCAGAACCGGCGGGACGACGACTGGATTCGCGCCCTATTGCTGCGGGTGCCCCTGGGCCGCGTGGCGACCGTCTGGGAGGACAAGGACGGCGCGTTCCCCTTCGTCACGCCGCTCGCCTTCGCGTACCGCCCGGAGCGGCACGACCTCGTGTACCACACGAACATCGCCGGGCGGCTGCGGGCCAATACGGAACGGGGCCAGCCCGCCCGCGCCACCTTCGAGGCGTCCGAGATCGGGGCGCTGCTCCCCAGCAATGACCCCCTCGAACTGTCGGTGCAGTACCGCAGCGTGATCGTTTTCGGCACCGCGCGGCTCCTCACCGACCCGGACGAGGCGCGGGAGGCCCTGACCGTGCTGAGCGAGCGGGTGTTCCCGGACCTGCGGATCGGCGAGCAGACCCGGCCCATCTCGGATTCGGACCTTGCCCGCACCTCGGTCTATTCGCTGGCCATCGAACGCTGGAGCGGCAAGGAGAACTGGGAGAGCGCCGCCGCGCAGACGGGGGAGTGGCCCGCCCTGACGCCCGATCAGGCCCGGCTCCGGCCGACCCGCCCGTGA